The Alphaproteobacteria bacterium LSUCC0719 genome includes the window CCAGCCAATATTGCCGCCGCGCGATGCACTTCCCGAGGCCGAATATTGGCGTGCAATCTCGGCGAAACTGGCCCCCTTTCGCACCGCAGCTACAATTTCCAGTGCCAGTGCTTCGGTTTGTGCCAGGTTCCGCGCTGGTCCCGGGGCCAGCACGATTTCGCCAAGCTGGATTTGTGGTTTTGCCGCGTTGAGTTTCAAGCGTTCAAGCTCGTCATCAATCATCGTTTCGATGTTTGAGAATTTCCCCTGAAACCGCCCGGTGATGTAGTTCGACCACGCCAGATCGGCGGTATATTTCTGCTGCACTGTCATCGGGTCGATCCCTGCTTCACGCAGGACGATTGCACCTGATCTGCTGGTATCCCCGAAATTCTGATTCATGAATTTGCGCGCTTCCGGCAGGACGGCGGATTCCACATCCGGGATCATGGATTTCGCTTCGGCCATACGCAGCTTGTCATCGATGATCAGTTGCAGGGCGTCTTCATACAGCCTGTCACGATTGTCATCAGTGATCTTGATGTTGGTGGCGAATTCCAGAAACCGGGCACGCTGCTCGACATCATAGTTGGTGATGGGATGTTCATTCACTGTTGCCACAATGCCTATTTGCGCAGCGGCAACGCCCGACCACAACAGGATGGCGGCGACGATTTTTACAAAGAGGTATCTCATAGGGCTTTGCATTTGTCTCATGATCCTTGTTAGGCCTCATCCATCCTGGCAAGCATGATGGTGCCAATGACAGCCACCACAAGCGCTGGTGCCCAGGCGGCCAGAATGACGGGAAGTCGCAGCGACTCACCCAGCACCTGCATGAAATGGCTGAACAGCGTCACCGAAACGGCAATGATCATACCGCGTGTGAACAGTCTGACACGTCGCCCTCTGACCAGATTGGTCAGGGTGGCGCGGGCACTGATCATCGCCAATCCAAGCAATAGCAGCGGCATCGCCAGCAATCTATGCAGGTGAATGCGGTGTTCGACAGCTGGCAGTCCGGCCCGTTCCAGCAACCCGATGAAAGCGGGTAGCGAGTAGACGGCGATCGTGTTTGGTGGCTCGCTCGACAGGCCAAGATCGAGGATGCCAAGGCTGCTTGGCAGCAACATGCTGCCCTGATCCGACAGAATGCCGTCACGGTCCCAGGCCCGTGCTTCCTCGATAACCCAACCGCTGTCGGTCAGCTGCATGGTCTCTGCCCTGATCCGCAGGGTCAGGTTGTTGTCCCTGTCAAACTGATAGATCATGGGTTTCACGATGCTGGACATATCGACCTCCAGCATGTCGCCATGAATGATAAAACGACCATTGGGATACTCGTCACGAAGCCATATCCCGTCGGCCGAAACGGATAGTCGCTGTTCGTTGTTACCGAAAATCGAATTCATCAAGCTTTCATATTGGCGTGACGTCACCGAACCGATCGGGTTGATGATTGCGACATACGCCACGCCAATCAGGAACGCGACGACCACCACCGGGCTGAGTACCGACCAGATCGATCTTCCAAAGCCACGGCTGACGACGAATTCATTGGTACGATTCCATGATTCAAAACAGGCCATCGAACCGATAATCAGCATGATTGGCAGCGTCATTTCTATCACGGTGGGAATGTTCAGCAGCACCAGATTCAGAATGCTGATATCGTCTGCTGTCTGGCGGGTACTGCTTCTGCGTGCGAGTTCCACTGCCTGGATCAGTGATACAATGATTGTCAGGCCTATGCCGCTGGCAGCCACCCAGGCTAGATATCTGCCGCCAAAATATCGAAATAATGTGCCTGAAACCACTGGTCTGATCATGACATCACCCCGGTGGCTGGTCTGCGTTGGGGTGACGGTCCGCTAAAGGAGGGCAAACCCAGCAGTGTCAGCATCAC containing:
- a CDS encoding peptidylprolyl isomerase, which encodes MRYLFVKIVAAILLWSGVAAAQIGIVATVNEHPITNYDVEQRARFLEFATNIKITDDNRDRLYEDALQLIIDDKLRMAEAKSMIPDVESAVLPEARKFMNQNFGDTSRSGAIVLREAGIDPMTVQQKYTADLAWSNYITGRFQGKFSNIETMIDDELERLKLNAAKPQIQLGEIVLAPGPARNLAQTEALALEIVAAVRKGASFAEIARQYSASGSASRGGNIGWVIVEKLPKTFRENLRDVQTGTVTDPLLLDGAVYIFRHMGERKNGLIDSSQSLVWLARAILPVASNAAEADRLEAAAKVSRDTATITDCDAMEALNTEYGSGAFARLDEMLVADMAPQMQQLIGSLEQGKPSEPLAFAEGVASLMICQLKTPKLQLPGRDEIRQTFVDRIFGSLSERQALKLRRTAVIERRGE
- a CDS encoding LptF/LptG family permease, encoding MIRPVVSGTLFRYFGGRYLAWVAASGIGLTIIVSLIQAVELARRSSTRQTADDISILNLVLLNIPTVIEMTLPIMLIIGSMACFESWNRTNEFVVSRGFGRSIWSVLSPVVVVAFLIGVAYVAIINPIGSVTSRQYESLMNSIFGNNEQRLSVSADGIWLRDEYPNGRFIIHGDMLEVDMSSIVKPMIYQFDRDNNLTLRIRAETMQLTDSGWVIEEARAWDRDGILSDQGSMLLPSSLGILDLGLSSEPPNTIAVYSLPAFIGLLERAGLPAVEHRIHLHRLLAMPLLLLGLAMISARATLTNLVRGRRVRLFTRGMIIAVSVTLFSHFMQVLGESLRLPVILAAWAPALVVAVIGTIMLARMDEA